From a region of the Lentilactobacillus curieae genome:
- a CDS encoding NADPH-dependent FMN reductase, translated as MKKIVAIVGSNADRSTNRQLLEYMQQRYKGEAEIDLMEVDGLPIFQKTRGMVIPDQAKEMAAKIDAAAGVIIATPEWDHSIPAILSSALAWLSYGIHPLMDKPVMITGASFGNLGTSRAQAQLRQILDSPEIEARIMPSSEFLLGHSLNAFDQNGDLLDESQNERLDALFEDFMTFTDVTGKLKHTYADDERRKNEMHVDYGVEGTERQAEH; from the coding sequence ATGAAAAAAATTGTTGCAATTGTGGGGTCAAACGCTGATCGGTCCACAAATCGCCAACTTTTGGAATATATGCAACAACGGTATAAAGGTGAGGCAGAAATTGACTTGATGGAGGTCGATGGCTTACCAATTTTCCAAAAGACCCGCGGAATGGTAATTCCAGATCAAGCTAAAGAAATGGCCGCAAAAATCGATGCCGCTGCTGGCGTAATTATCGCCACTCCTGAATGGGATCACAGTATCCCAGCAATCCTTTCAAGTGCGCTTGCTTGGTTATCATACGGAATCCATCCATTAATGGACAAACCGGTTATGATCACTGGAGCTTCATTTGGTAACTTGGGAACTTCTCGTGCCCAAGCTCAACTTCGCCAAATTTTGGATTCACCAGAAATTGAAGCCAGAATTATGCCAAGTTCTGAGTTCTTATTAGGTCATTCACTTAACGCATTTGATCAAAATGGAGACCTGTTGGACGAGAGTCAAAATGAACGTTTAGACGCCTTGTTCGAAGATTTCATGACCTTTACAGATGTAACTGGTAAACTTAAACATACCTATGCGGATGATGAACGCCGGAAAAACGAAATGCATGTTGACTACGGTGTCGAAGGAACTGAAAGGCAGGCTGAACATTAA
- a CDS encoding IclR family transcriptional regulator, with protein sequence MEKKMYGTVLIKASDILDALDDGKPKSIQTISQETGIGAPTVSKILSTLEYLYYVSKNSNDKTYSLGSKFMKFGSIETTTTDFVEKTRPYLEELQGNIDEAIHLAVPQNDKMIYVNKLEPKKQSIYMTSKIGLTREMYSSGIGKAVLSQYSPKMLDNYLSKINLTPKTPNTITSKEELKQDLLETRKRGYAIDNEEQEKDGYCIAVPISRFDQVVGSLSISIPKFRLTEEYRDQIIANIKKTQHKIESELNK encoded by the coding sequence GAACCGTCTTAATTAAGGCCTCAGATATTCTTGATGCCCTTGATGATGGTAAACCCAAATCAATTCAAACGATCTCTCAAGAAACTGGTATCGGTGCTCCAACTGTCTCAAAAATTTTATCAACACTAGAGTATCTATACTATGTATCTAAAAATAGTAATGACAAAACATATTCACTGGGCTCAAAATTCATGAAGTTCGGGTCGATTGAAACAACCACAACTGACTTTGTGGAAAAAACCCGTCCTTATTTAGAGGAATTACAAGGAAACATTGACGAAGCAATTCACTTAGCAGTTCCTCAAAACGATAAAATGATATATGTAAATAAGTTAGAGCCCAAAAAGCAGTCAATATATATGACTTCAAAAATTGGACTGACAAGAGAGATGTATAGTTCAGGAATTGGTAAAGCCGTCTTGAGTCAATACTCTCCTAAAATGTTGGATAACTATCTATCAAAAATAAATCTTACTCCGAAAACTCCAAATACCATTACTTCTAAAGAAGAATTAAAACAAGACTTATTAGAAACTCGCAAGCGAGGATACGCCATAGACAATGAAGAACAGGAAAAAGATGGCTATTGTATTGCCGTTCCAATTTCGAGATTTGATCAGGTGGTTGGTTCCTTGAGTATTAGCATTCCAAAATTTAGATTAACTGAAGAATATCGTGATCAAATTATCGCCAATATTAAAAAAACTCAACATAAAATTGAAAGCGAACTAAATAAATAG
- a CDS encoding anion permease yields MMSLEKVDYKKFIAPVLVGLILWFASPIKPDSVSMAGWHMFAIFVATIIGCITQPLPIGGVAIIGFTITVLSGVVPIDTAITGFGNGSIWLIVMAFFISRGFIKTGLGRRIAFQFVKMFGRKTLGLAYSLIGVDLVLAPATPSNTARAGGIMYPIINSLAESFGSSPKDGTQRKIGSFLLYSEFQGNIITSAMFMTAMAGNPLAQSLAKSLGVHISWMGWFLSALVPGLISLILVPFIIYKIYPPEIKETPNAREWAEGQLSDMGPMSKPEKAMTAVFIVALVLWVAGSVIHIDATVTAFIALSLLLVFGVLSWSDVTHETGAWNTLTWFSVLVMMATQLNTLGFIPWLSKTISDDMKGFNWIIALVIIILAYFYSHYLFASATAHVSAMYSALLAVALSAGVPPMLAALMLGFFGNLFASTTHYGSGPSPILFGSGYVTQNKWWSMNALMGIFYLVVWVGVGSLWMKLIGMW; encoded by the coding sequence CTGATGAGCTTAGAAAAAGTTGATTATAAAAAATTCATAGCGCCAGTTTTGGTTGGGCTGATCTTATGGTTTGCTTCACCAATTAAACCGGACAGTGTTTCAATGGCCGGCTGGCATATGTTTGCCATTTTCGTGGCAACAATTATTGGGTGTATCACCCAACCACTCCCCATTGGTGGGGTTGCAATTATTGGTTTCACCATTACAGTATTATCTGGCGTAGTCCCAATCGATACCGCCATTACCGGATTTGGTAACGGAAGTATTTGGTTGATCGTAATGGCATTCTTTATTTCCCGTGGTTTTATTAAAACCGGGCTCGGAAGACGAATTGCCTTCCAATTTGTTAAGATGTTTGGTCGTAAGACTTTAGGATTGGCATACTCATTGATCGGGGTTGATTTGGTGTTGGCACCTGCCACTCCAAGTAACACTGCCCGTGCCGGTGGGATCATGTATCCAATCATTAATTCATTGGCTGAATCATTTGGTTCAAGCCCTAAGGATGGTACCCAACGTAAAATCGGATCATTCTTACTTTACTCAGAATTCCAAGGAAACATTATTACTTCAGCAATGTTTATGACCGCTATGGCCGGAAACCCATTGGCACAATCATTAGCTAAGTCACTAGGTGTCCACATTAGCTGGATGGGTTGGTTCTTATCAGCCTTAGTTCCTGGACTGATTTCATTGATTTTAGTTCCATTTATTATCTACAAGATTTACCCACCTGAAATTAAAGAAACACCTAATGCTCGTGAATGGGCAGAAGGACAATTGTCAGACATGGGTCCAATGAGCAAACCCGAAAAAGCTATGACAGCAGTATTTATCGTAGCGCTGGTTCTTTGGGTAGCTGGTAGTGTTATTCACATTGACGCAACTGTTACTGCATTTATTGCTTTGTCATTACTGTTGGTATTCGGCGTTCTATCATGGAGCGACGTTACTCACGAAACTGGTGCTTGGAATACTTTAACTTGGTTCTCAGTTCTTGTTATGATGGCAACTCAATTGAACACCCTTGGATTTATTCCTTGGTTAAGTAAGACAATTTCAGATGATATGAAGGGCTTCAACTGGATTATCGCTTTGGTAATCATCATCTTGGCTTACTTCTACAGTCACTACTTGTTTGCTAGTGCTACTGCTCACGTTAGTGCAATGTACAGTGCTTTGCTTGCCGTTGCTCTATCTGCCGGAGTTCCACCAATGCTTGCTGCATTGATGCTTGGTTTCTTCGGTAACTTGTTCGCATCAACTACTCACTATGGTAGTGGTCCTTCACCAATCTTGTTTGGTTCAGGATACGTTACTCAAAACAAGTGGTGGTCGATGAACGCCTTAATGGGAATCTTCTACCTAGTTGTCTGGGTTGGTGTAGGTTCACTCTGGATGAAGTTAATCGGTATGTGGTAA
- a CDS encoding NADPH-dependent oxidoreductase has product MKLVGIAGSIGEQSYNRDLLKFIAKKYAGLAEIELVDISDLPVFNPDKDQSESPEVQRVYQKIASAQGVILATPEHNHTVPAAMKNMIEWLSYNLHPFEGKPVWIVGASYHSQGSARAQLHLKQILESPGINAVVMPGDEFLLSNAKEAFDAEGNLKDARTIGFLEKLLHKFLKYVKVIDLFDAPDTMTADDEDLEAKGKVNTTIEGVDMNDDEWVEKAAVRVHAVDGSTYVKLDRGILTVDQLNYFLNTMPVELTYADDNNQFIYYNKNTPTAKMLAPRRPGQAGDPLSSVHPDRAVKHVKQVIHALRTGDSDLVAMPVPGNGPDKHIMHYYKGMHDENGRYRGVNEWVVDIMPIIKYYLDSTGQKLVVDENKRPTSPIIGLDAVTGASSHGSSASAAPQADASTGASESDATPAAPAVEQAPVADEGGIEIGDLLNSGNNTATEGIQPKEVTETPKAAPKPSTPAAAKPEVDASTGASES; this is encoded by the coding sequence ATGAAATTAGTTGGAATCGCTGGTTCAATCGGCGAACAATCATATAATCGCGATTTATTGAAGTTTATTGCTAAGAAGTATGCTGGTTTAGCAGAAATCGAATTGGTTGATATTAGTGACCTTCCTGTATTTAACCCAGATAAGGATCAAAGTGAGAGCCCAGAAGTTCAACGAGTATACCAAAAGATTGCTAGTGCCCAAGGGGTAATTTTGGCAACTCCAGAACACAACCATACTGTTCCTGCAGCAATGAAGAACATGATTGAATGGTTGTCATACAATTTGCATCCATTTGAAGGCAAACCAGTCTGGATCGTTGGTGCATCATACCACAGCCAAGGGTCAGCTAGAGCTCAACTTCATTTAAAACAAATTTTGGAATCACCAGGAATCAATGCTGTTGTTATGCCTGGTGATGAGTTCCTTCTTTCTAACGCAAAAGAAGCCTTTGATGCAGAAGGTAACTTGAAGGATGCGCGAACAATTGGTTTCTTGGAAAAGCTGCTTCATAAATTCTTGAAGTACGTTAAGGTTATCGATTTGTTTGATGCTCCAGATACAATGACTGCTGATGACGAGGACCTTGAAGCTAAAGGTAAGGTTAACACCACTATCGAAGGTGTCGACATGAACGATGATGAGTGGGTTGAAAAGGCCGCTGTTCGGGTTCATGCTGTCGATGGAAGTACTTACGTTAAGTTGGATCGTGGGATTTTAACTGTTGATCAACTTAACTACTTCTTGAACACAATGCCAGTTGAGTTGACTTATGCTGATGACAACAACCAGTTCATCTACTACAACAAGAACACTCCAACTGCTAAGATGTTGGCACCACGTCGTCCAGGTCAAGCGGGTGATCCATTATCATCAGTTCACCCTGACCGCGCTGTAAAGCACGTTAAGCAAGTTATTCATGCTTTACGGACTGGCGATTCTGACTTGGTGGCAATGCCTGTTCCGGGTAACGGCCCAGACAAGCACATTATGCATTACTATAAAGGGATGCACGATGAAAATGGTCGTTATCGGGGAGTTAACGAGTGGGTCGTTGACATCATGCCAATCATTAAGTACTACTTAGATTCAACTGGTCAAAAGCTAGTTGTTGATGAAAATAAACGGCCAACATCACCAATTATTGGATTGGATGCAGTTACTGGGGCTTCTTCACACGGAAGCTCAGCAAGTGCTGCTCCACAAGCAGATGCTTCTACCGGAGCTTCAGAAAGTGACGCAACTCCAGCCGCACCTGCAGTTGAACAAGCGCCAGTCGCTGACGAAGGTGGCATCGAAATTGGTGACCTGCTTAACTCAGGTAACAATACCGCTACTGAAGGTATTCAACCAAAAGAAGTAACTGAGACTCCAAAGGCTGCACCAAAGCCAAGTACACCAGCCGCTGCAAAGCCAGAGGTTGATGCGTCAACTGGAGCGTCAGAAAGCTAA
- the kduD gene encoding 2-dehydro-3-deoxy-D-gluconate 5-dehydrogenase KduD, which produces MTQSEEEIKEITAALNKFKMNWFDLSGKVAIVTGGNTGLGQGYAVALAEAGADIFIATFGTQGWDSTRELIESRGRTVEFMQTDLTEDGAADKVISEAISKFGHIDILINNAGMIKRNPILESKDEDWENVIAINLSAVYHLSLAASKEFAKQKSGKIINIGSMLSFQGGKFIPSYTAAKHGVAGLTKSFASEMAAYNVQVNAIAPGYIKTANTAPIRADKQRNNEILSRIPAGHWGEPYELMGIAVYLSSDAANYINGAVIPVDGGYLVR; this is translated from the coding sequence ATGACACAATCAGAAGAAGAGATTAAAGAAATTACGGCTGCACTCAATAAGTTCAAGATGAACTGGTTTGATTTGTCCGGAAAAGTAGCAATCGTGACCGGAGGTAACACTGGGTTAGGCCAAGGATATGCAGTTGCCTTAGCAGAGGCCGGCGCTGACATCTTCATTGCCACCTTCGGTACCCAAGGCTGGGATAGCACTCGCGAACTAATTGAATCCAGAGGTCGAACCGTCGAATTTATGCAAACGGATTTGACTGAAGATGGCGCTGCTGACAAAGTAATTTCAGAAGCAATTTCCAAGTTTGGTCACATCGATATTTTAATCAACAACGCGGGAATGATTAAACGTAATCCAATTCTAGAATCAAAAGATGAAGATTGGGAAAATGTTATTGCAATTAACCTTTCAGCTGTTTATCACCTTTCCCTAGCTGCTTCAAAGGAATTTGCTAAGCAAAAATCAGGTAAGATTATAAACATCGGATCAATGCTTTCATTCCAAGGAGGAAAGTTCATTCCTTCTTACACTGCTGCCAAACATGGTGTTGCAGGATTAACAAAATCATTTGCTAGTGAAATGGCTGCATATAACGTTCAGGTTAATGCAATTGCCCCAGGATATATCAAGACTGCAAATACAGCTCCAATTAGAGCTGACAAGCAGCGTAATAATGAGATTCTTTCAAGAATTCCTGCCGGTCATTGGGGTGAACCTTATGAATTAATGGGAATTGCCGTATATCTTTCCAGTGATGCCGCAAATTACATTAATGGGGCCGTAATTCCCGTTGATGGTGGATACTTAGTAAGATAG
- a CDS encoding acetoin reductase: MAKVAIVTGGGQGIGEGIVRQLAKDGFTVGVADLNEENAKKVAEDVGNNSRGYFVDVAEKQSLVDLVTRVASDLGDLNVMINNAGIAKIGQITETSEADLSQILDVNIKGAFFGIQAAADQMKTQGHGGKIINACSIAGHEGFELLGAYSATKFAVRGLTQVAAKELAKDQITVNAYCPGIVLTPMWDQIDAEMAKIYNVPIGASLQKNIDSIALGRGEKPADVANLVSFLSDEKSNYITGQSIIVDGGINYS; encoded by the coding sequence ATGGCAAAGGTTGCAATTGTAACCGGTGGTGGTCAAGGAATTGGTGAAGGTATCGTCCGCCAATTAGCCAAGGATGGGTTCACTGTCGGGGTGGCTGACTTAAACGAAGAAAACGCTAAGAAAGTCGCCGAAGATGTTGGTAATAACTCACGCGGATATTTTGTTGATGTCGCAGAGAAACAGAGTTTAGTTGATTTAGTTACTCGAGTAGCCTCAGACTTAGGTGACCTCAATGTTATGATCAATAACGCCGGAATTGCTAAAATTGGCCAAATCACTGAAACTAGTGAAGCCGATTTATCACAAATCTTAGACGTTAACATCAAGGGAGCATTTTTTGGTATTCAAGCCGCTGCCGACCAAATGAAGACACAGGGACACGGTGGAAAGATTATCAATGCTTGTTCCATTGCAGGTCACGAAGGTTTTGAACTTCTCGGTGCATACTCCGCTACAAAATTCGCAGTTCGTGGTTTAACACAAGTTGCGGCAAAAGAGTTGGCCAAAGACCAAATCACGGTCAATGCTTACTGCCCTGGCATTGTTTTGACCCCAATGTGGGATCAAATCGACGCTGAAATGGCTAAAATCTACAATGTTCCGATTGGAGCTAGTCTTCAAAAGAACATTGACTCAATTGCACTTGGTCGCGGTGAAAAGCCTGCAGACGTGGCCAACTTAGTATCTTTCTTATCAGATGAAAAATCGAATTACATCACCGGACAATCAATAATCGTCGATGGTGGAATCAATTATTCATAA
- a CDS encoding sugar kinase: protein MSEILTIGEPLVVFNSTQTDVPLENSNQFNKQIGGAELNVAIGATRLGHSVNYISQVGTDSLGKFIINEINSAGINTRNIFSSTEYSTGHQFKSKVSSGDPYVENYRRNSACSHLTPDVINRVNLDGTKIAHFTGIFPAISPLAINTMQLLFNKLIAKRIPIVFDTNLRPSLWKSQNNMVKTINHFASQATIVLPGLKEGQLLTGLESDNEIADYYLNNEKTKAVIVKDGPDGALVKTCNGIKEFVPGFKVNHVIDTVGAGDGFALGTITALLENKSIVDAALRGNAIGSLQVQTPGDNDGYPTKQQLKKYYEKTQKNASGVKEHA, encoded by the coding sequence ATGAGTGAAATCCTAACAATTGGTGAACCACTGGTTGTATTCAACTCAACACAGACCGATGTTCCGTTAGAAAACAGCAACCAATTTAACAAGCAGATTGGTGGTGCTGAGCTCAACGTTGCGATTGGAGCAACAAGGCTTGGTCATTCCGTTAATTACATTTCACAAGTGGGAACAGATTCGCTTGGTAAGTTCATCATCAATGAAATTAATAGTGCAGGAATAAATACTAGAAATATTTTCTCAAGTACAGAATATTCAACTGGTCATCAATTCAAATCTAAGGTATCGAGTGGCGACCCTTATGTAGAAAACTACCGAAGGAATTCAGCATGTAGCCACTTGACTCCAGATGTTATTAATCGAGTTAACTTAGACGGCACAAAAATTGCCCATTTTACAGGAATTTTTCCGGCAATTTCACCATTGGCAATTAACACTATGCAACTACTATTCAATAAACTAATTGCTAAAAGAATTCCAATTGTTTTTGATACCAATTTACGTCCTTCACTTTGGAAAAGCCAAAATAACATGGTTAAAACTATCAACCACTTTGCATCTCAAGCAACAATCGTTTTGCCAGGCCTTAAAGAAGGACAATTGCTAACCGGTTTAGAATCTGATAATGAAATAGCAGATTATTACTTAAATAACGAAAAAACTAAGGCGGTTATCGTAAAAGATGGGCCAGATGGTGCATTAGTAAAGACATGCAACGGAATTAAAGAGTTTGTTCCTGGTTTTAAGGTTAATCACGTTATCGATACAGTTGGTGCTGGTGATGGATTCGCACTGGGTACGATCACTGCCCTACTTGAAAATAAGAGTATTGTGGACGCAGCTTTGCGTGGAAATGCCATCGGTTCTCTTCAAGTTCAAACACCTGGAGACAATGATGGATATCCTACCAAACAACAACTAAAAAAATATTATGAAAAAACTCAAAAAAACGCTTCGGGGGTAAAAGAACATGCATAG
- a CDS encoding flavocytochrome c: MADKFKFRLTDVSELKDSYDLVVIGSGAAGLTSAIQAKELGLNPIILEKMDKLGGNSTRASSGMNAAETLVQLKHNVVDSYEDFFEETYVGGGRMNNTELLRYFTDHAALSIDWLADHGIRLDDITITGGMSKMRTHRPASMAPIGAFLVTELLKQIQELEIPLFAGVKVNELEKDSDGKVAGMKVTANGEAKHIAAKAIILATGGFGANQDMLVKYRPDLKGYKTTNQVGATGDGIRLAEELGAKVVDMDQIQVHPTVQQDNAHAYLIGEAVRGEGAILVNKSGKRFINELDTRKTVSNAIDGLNEGGAYLVFGKAIRDRVKAVEFYDSIGLVNTGNTVEEVADKTGLDGKALAETVATWNKAVADHNDTEFGRTTGMDRSIEDGPFYTIHIAPAVHYTMGGVGINKETEVLTDDDQVIPGLYACGEIVGGLHGNNRIGGNSIAETVIFGRQAGQQVFNYLN; the protein is encoded by the coding sequence ATGGCAGACAAGTTTAAATTCAGACTGACTGATGTCAGCGAACTAAAAGATAGTTATGACCTAGTTGTGATTGGTTCAGGTGCTGCTGGTTTGACCAGTGCCATCCAAGCCAAAGAATTGGGATTGAACCCAATCATCTTGGAGAAGATGGACAAGTTAGGTGGTAACTCAACTCGAGCATCATCAGGGATGAATGCCGCTGAAACTTTGGTTCAACTTAAGCACAACGTGGTTGATAGCTATGAAGATTTCTTTGAAGAAACTTATGTCGGTGGTGGCAGGATGAACAACACTGAACTATTAAGATACTTCACTGATCACGCTGCACTTTCAATCGATTGGTTAGCTGACCACGGCATCCGTTTGGATGACATTACCATCACTGGTGGGATGAGCAAGATGAGAACTCATCGTCCAGCATCAATGGCTCCAATCGGTGCCTTCTTGGTAACTGAATTATTAAAGCAAATTCAAGAGCTAGAAATTCCTCTATTTGCAGGTGTTAAGGTTAACGAACTTGAAAAGGATAGCGATGGCAAGGTTGCCGGTATGAAGGTAACTGCCAATGGCGAAGCAAAGCACATTGCTGCCAAGGCAATTATTTTGGCTACTGGTGGTTTCGGTGCTAACCAAGACATGTTAGTTAAGTACCGTCCTGACTTGAAGGGCTACAAGACAACTAACCAAGTTGGTGCAACCGGAGACGGAATTCGTTTGGCAGAAGAATTGGGTGCCAAAGTGGTCGACATGGACCAAATCCAAGTTCACCCAACTGTTCAACAAGACAACGCTCATGCTTACCTAATCGGGGAAGCTGTTCGTGGTGAAGGTGCCATCTTGGTTAACAAGTCTGGCAAGCGATTCATCAACGAATTGGACACTAGAAAGACAGTTTCTAATGCCATTGATGGTTTGAACGAAGGCGGCGCCTACCTTGTATTTGGTAAGGCAATCCGTGACCGAGTTAAAGCCGTTGAATTTTACGACTCAATCGGGTTGGTAAACACAGGTAACACCGTGGAAGAAGTTGCTGACAAGACTGGTCTTGATGGTAAGGCATTGGCTGAAACAGTGGCTACTTGGAACAAGGCAGTCGCTGACCATAACGATACTGAGTTTGGTAGAACGACTGGAATGGACCGCTCGATTGAAGATGGCCCATTCTACACTATCCACATTGCTCCAGCTGTTCACTACACTATGGGTGGCGTTGGTATCAATAAGGAAACTGAAGTATTGACTGATGATGACCAAGTTATCCCAGGACTTTATGCCTGTGGAGAAATCGTTGGGGGCCTTCACGGTAATAACCGAATCGGTGGGAACTCGATTGCGGAAACTGTGATTTTTGGTCGCCAAGCGGGTCAACAAGTATTTAATTATTTGAACTAG
- a CDS encoding bifunctional 2-keto-4-hydroxyglutarate aldolase/2-keto-3-deoxy-6-phosphogluconate aldolase: protein MHSKSEILTNIQNNPVVSVIRGESAQESYNTAEACINGGVKVIELAFTAPHADETIASLSEKYTDTDIEIGAGTVLEAETARIAIISGATFIVSPSFSEEVAKICNLYTVPYIPGCLTPSDVQSALTYGSEIIKLFPGSVVGPQMISELHGPFPQVKVMVTGGVSLDSLQSWFDAGANIVGVGGQMVGPAKNGDYKGVTKNAEKFIKGTKALHLIA from the coding sequence ATGCATAGCAAATCTGAGATACTTACAAATATTCAGAATAATCCTGTTGTTTCAGTAATCAGAGGAGAAAGTGCTCAAGAATCTTACAACACAGCTGAAGCATGCATCAACGGGGGAGTCAAAGTCATAGAGTTAGCATTCACAGCACCTCATGCTGATGAAACGATTGCTAGCCTAAGTGAAAAATACACAGATACAGATATTGAAATTGGCGCAGGAACTGTTTTAGAGGCAGAAACTGCCAGAATCGCAATTATCTCAGGGGCAACTTTTATAGTTAGCCCATCATTTTCAGAAGAAGTGGCGAAGATTTGTAATCTTTACACAGTTCCGTATATTCCTGGTTGTCTCACCCCTTCAGATGTTCAATCAGCCCTTACCTATGGTTCAGAGATAATCAAATTATTCCCTGGATCTGTTGTCGGTCCACAAATGATTTCTGAATTACACGGACCATTCCCACAAGTTAAGGTTATGGTTACAGGTGGAGTTTCACTTGATAGCCTCCAATCTTGGTTTGATGCAGGGGCAAATATTGTTGGTGTAGGTGGCCAAATGGTTGGGCCTGCAAAAAATGGTGATTACAAAGGTGTCACTAAGAATGCAGAGAAGTTCATAAAAGGCACAAAAGCCTTACATTTAATCGCATAA
- a CDS encoding class II fumarate hydratase gives MTEYRTEEDTLGPVQIPADALWGAQTERSRNNFPTGSKMPLEMIKALLQIKKAAAQANKEEKAIAAEKADLIIEAIDSLLALSDEDLRKDFPLVIYQTGSGTQTNMNTNEVVSHMAAKINPNIEILPNDDVNHGQSSNDIFPTAMNITAAVAVEDLKKATQHLIDELDKKQKKYWDVVKIGRTHLQDAVPLTFGQEISGWKSALEHDLEYLNQLAPTLGELAMGGTAVGTGLNAAPHFSKIIAEKMTEIYGIKFTSESNKFYGLSHHSGLNVVHGAFKTLASDLMKIANDVRFLGSGPRAGYGELNLPANEPGSSIMPGKVNPTQAEAITMAAARVMGNDVTVDIASSQGNFEMNVYKPVLISAFLESAELLAGTEIGFADKMIAGMTVNAERMEELVENSLMTVTALSPHIGYHDSAVIAQQAQKDGTTLKEAALKSGEITEEQFDAWVVPIDMTNYDK, from the coding sequence ATGACAGAATATCGTACTGAAGAAGACACTCTAGGCCCCGTACAAATTCCCGCTGACGCACTTTGGGGCGCACAAACTGAACGTAGCCGTAACAACTTCCCAACTGGCTCAAAGATGCCATTGGAAATGATCAAGGCATTGCTTCAAATTAAGAAGGCTGCTGCTCAAGCTAACAAAGAAGAAAAGGCAATTGCAGCTGAAAAAGCTGACTTAATTATCGAAGCTATTGATAGTTTGTTGGCTCTTAGTGACGAAGACTTGCGTAAAGACTTCCCATTGGTTATCTACCAAACTGGTTCAGGTACTCAAACTAACATGAACACTAACGAAGTTGTTTCTCACATGGCAGCTAAGATCAATCCTAATATTGAAATCTTGCCAAACGATGACGTTAACCATGGTCAAAGTTCAAACGATATTTTCCCAACTGCAATGAACATTACTGCAGCAGTTGCCGTTGAAGACTTAAAGAAGGCAACTCAACACTTGATCGACGAATTAGATAAGAAACAAAAGAAGTACTGGGACGTTGTTAAAATCGGCCGGACCCACCTTCAAGACGCTGTGCCATTGACATTTGGTCAAGAAATCAGTGGTTGGAAGAGTGCTTTGGAACATGATTTGGAATACCTTAACCAATTAGCACCAACCCTTGGCGAATTAGCAATGGGTGGTACTGCTGTTGGAACTGGTTTGAACGCCGCCCCTCATTTCTCAAAAATCATCGCTGAAAAGATGACTGAAATCTACGGCATTAAGTTCACTTCAGAATCAAACAAGTTCTATGGCCTTTCACATCACTCTGGACTAAACGTTGTTCACGGTGCCTTCAAGACACTAGCAAGTGATTTAATGAAGATTGCTAACGATGTTCGTTTCTTAGGTAGTGGTCCTCGTGCCGGATATGGTGAATTAAACTTACCAGCTAACGAACCTGGTTCATCAATCATGCCTGGTAAGGTTAACCCAACCCAAGCAGAAGCAATCACAATGGCAGCTGCCCGTGTTATGGGTAACGACGTAACTGTTGATATTGCATCAAGCCAAGGTAACTTTGAAATGAACGTTTACAAACCAGTATTAATCAGTGCATTCCTTGAATCAGCTGAATTATTGGCAGGTACTGAAATTGGCTTTGCTGACAAGATGATTGCCGGCATGACAGTTAACGCTGAAAGAATGGAAGAGTTAGTTGAAAACTCATTGATGACCGTTACTGCATTGTCACCACACATTGGTTACCACGACAGTGCTGTAATAGCTCAACAAGCCCAAAAAGACGGTACTACATTGAAAGAAGCAGCATTGAAGTCTGGCGAAATTACTGAAGAACAATTTGACGCATGGGTTGTGCCAATCGACATGACTAATTACGACAAATAA